From Danio rerio strain Tuebingen ecotype United States chromosome 7, GRCz12tu, whole genome shotgun sequence, the proteins below share one genomic window:
- the si:dkey-286h2.3 gene encoding uncharacterized protein LOC790965: MLTALVLLCLGAFLLYLQLRIRRPRNFPPGPAPVPIFGNLLQLNHINPIKDLDKFAQHYGSIYGIYIGSKPAVVLTGQKMIKEALITQGAEFAGRSNKMMVSHVTRSKGVIMADYGESWREHRRFALTTLRNFGLGKKSMEQRILEEVKHICLLLEESAGKPIDPQHLYHQAASNIIASIIFRSRFDYQDEYFQTLITTMEKLTKIAIGPWAMLYEIAPVLRIFPLPFHKAFQYFEQITNHVLKVVEEHKTSRVAGEPRDLIDCYLEEMNRRSDKHTTFDESQMVTLLFDLFIAGTETTSNTLRTLTLYLMTYTHIQEQCQREIDEVLGARDHVTYEDRNAMHFVQAVIHEGQRVADIVPLSMFHTARTDTQLRGYSIPKGTIIIPYLSSSLREEGQWKFPHEFNPQNFLNEKGEFVKNDAFMPFSAGPRVCLGENLARMELFLILVTVLRKFRLVWPKDAEEPDFTYIYGGTQSLKPYPMIVKLRTPGETHEYAK; this comes from the exons ATGTTGACTGCACTGGTTTTGTTGTGTCTAGGAGCCTTTCTTCTGTACTTGCAGCTGAGAATTCGGCGACCCAGAAACTTTCCTCCTGGACCTGCACCTGTTCCAATCTTTGGCAATTTGCTACAACTGAACCACATAAACCCAATTAAAGACTTAGACAAG TTTGCTCAGCACTATGGATCAATCTATGGGATATACATTGGTTCAAAGCCAGCAGTGGTGTTAACAGGACAGAAAATGATTAAGGAGGCACTGATCACACAAGGGGCTGAGTTTGCCGGCAGATCAAATAAGATGATGGTCAGTCATGTAACAAGAAGCAAAG GGGTGATCATGGCAGATTATGGAGAAAGTTGGCGTGAACATCGTCGCTTTGCTCTGACCACACTGAGGAACTTCGGCCTAGGAAAGAAAAGTATGGAGCAGAGGATTCTGGAGGAGGTCAAACATATCTGTTTACTACTGGAGGAATCTGCTG GAAAGCCAATTGACCCTCAGCATCTATATCACCAAGCTGCCTCAAACATCATTGCCTCAATCATTTTTAGGTCACGATTCGATTATCAGGATGAATATTTTCAGACATTGATCACAACCATGGAAAAACTTACTAAAATTGCCATTGGTCCATGGGCAAtg CTCTATGAAATAGCACCAGTGTTGAGGATTTTCCCACTGCCATTCCATAAAGCTTTTCAGTATTTTGAGCAAATCACAAATCATGTTCTTAAAGTTGTGGAGGAGCACAAGACGTCACGTGTTGCTGGGGAGCCCAGAGACTTGATTGACTGTTACTTGGAGGAGATGAACAGG AGATCAGATAAACACACCACATTTGATGAGTCGCAGATGGTCACTTTGCTGTTTGACCTGTTTATTGCTGGAACTGAAACAACCTCTAACACACTCCGCACTTTAACTCTCTATTTGATGACTTACACTCATATACAAG AGCAATGTCAGCGGGAGATCGATGAAGTCCTTGGTGCTCGTGATCATGTCACATATGAGGACAGAAACGCCATGCATTTTGTTCAAGCAGTGATTCATGAGGGTCAGCGTGTTGCTGATATTGTTCCTCTTAGTATGTTTCACACCGCCAGAACTGACACTCAACTCCGAGGCTACAGCATCCCAAAG GGGACAATTATCATCCCGTATCTGTCATCTTCTCTCAGAGAGGAAGGTCAGTGGAAGTTTCCACATGAGTTCAACCCTCAAAACTTCTTGAATGAAAAAGGAGAATTTGTGAAGAATGATGCATTCATGCCTTTCTCTGCAG GTCCTCGTGTGTGTTTAGGAGAAAATCTAGCCCGAATGGAGCTCTTCCTCATCCTGGTCACAGTGCTACGGAAATTTCGTCTGGTCTGGCCGAAGGATGCAGAAGAACCGGACTTCACATATATATATGGAGGGACTCAGTCATTGAAACCTTACCCTATGATTGTAAAGCTGCGAACGCCTGGAGAGACCCATGAATatgctaagtga